One Setaria italica strain Yugu1 chromosome II, Setaria_italica_v2.0, whole genome shotgun sequence DNA segment encodes these proteins:
- the LOC105913689 gene encoding squamosa promoter-binding protein 1, with protein sequence MRAKQASKRSSRAPPRQLSDGSSITSSLAGASMDRKSSSSPAAASMAALAAAAAAGQSSSGHGQANGALSPKREEEDKKPAMLAAVGGASSSSPPVATRTVAASGGPSCQVERCAADLHDARRYYRRHKVCETHSKALVVLIAGLRQRFCQQCSRFHELLEFDDNKHSCRRRLAGHNERRRKSSADRHGGGGGDQNGRSHPAGNPSRDHFQIG encoded by the exons ATGAGAGCAAAGCAAGCTAGCAAGCGCAGCTCCCGAGCTCCACCTCGCCAGCTCTCGGACGGCTCCTCGATCACCTCGTCCCTCGCCGGCGCCTCCATGGACCGCAAGAGCTCCtcgagcccggcggcggcgtccatggccgcgctcgccgctgccgccgcggccggccagTCGAGCTCCGGCCACGGCCAGGCCAACGGGGCTCTGTCGCCGAAAcgagaggaggaggacaagAAGCCCGCGATGCTGGCTGCCGTGGGCGGCGCCTCCAGCTCCTCGCCCCCGGTGGCGACGAGGACGgtcgcggcgagcggcggcccgAGCTGCCAGGTGGAGCGGTGCGCCGCCGACCTGCACGATGCGAGGCGGTACTACCGGAGGCACAAGGTGTGCGAGACGCACTCCAAGGCCCTCGTCGTGCtcatcgccggcctccgccAGCGCTTCTGCCAGCAATGCAGCCG gtTCCATGAGCTGTTGGAGTTCGACGACAACAAGCacagctgccgccggcgcctggCGGGGCACAACGAACGGCGCCGGAAGAGCTCGGCGgacaggcacggcggcggcggcggcgaccagaACGGCCGGAGCCACCCAGCAGGGAACCCGTCACGGGATCACTTCCAGATCGGATAA